The Geobacter sp. AOG2 genome includes a window with the following:
- a CDS encoding chloride channel protein, producing MSDILERREYGPFVLALLSFLTGIIAGCGAFLFRSLIACFHNLFFYGTFSFSYDANIHMAPSPWGALIIFVPVIGAVIVVYLVRNFAPEAKGHGVPEVMDAIYYNSGVIRPMVAVVKSLASAISIGSGGSVGREGPIAQIGSAFGSTLGQMLRVSLWQCNVLIAAGAGGGIAATFNTPLGGLLFAVEILLYEVSVRTLVPVIIATASATYIGQLFFGTYPAFKIPALESPFFHLDNPPVLIAYIGLGITMGVVSAIFIRTFYGIEDLFERRFPGNDYVRHITGMFIVGFMFMILMRYTGHYYIEGVGYATIQDILTMTLHGAGFLLILLAMKLVATALTIGSGGSGGIFSPSLFIGAAFGGAYGIVINQFFPNMGIIAPAFVVAGMAGSVGGVTGAALTAIVMTLEMTLDYSVVIPVTITVAISFGVRKLLCRESIYTMKLARRGHVMPDALHSTLHNLRRAEEIMETRFTAIPPGLSIHKLAELVQDEPDTQWFLITDAEELVGLLSREAALEAVVSRSGAENVESASSLSFIIVREDILFYNIIVRMHLANAAAALVVRDEALQPGNVVGVIGNTQITKTVAQGAEFFPVLSGGR from the coding sequence ATGAGTGACATTCTGGAAAGAAGGGAGTATGGGCCTTTCGTATTGGCCCTACTCTCTTTTCTCACCGGCATCATTGCCGGTTGCGGAGCATTCCTGTTTCGATCTTTGATTGCTTGTTTTCATAATCTGTTTTTTTACGGCACGTTTTCATTTTCTTATGATGCCAATATCCATATGGCCCCAAGCCCTTGGGGAGCACTTATAATTTTCGTTCCGGTTATCGGTGCTGTCATTGTCGTATATTTGGTCAGGAATTTTGCTCCAGAAGCAAAGGGACATGGGGTCCCTGAGGTGATGGATGCAATCTACTACAATAGTGGAGTCATCCGGCCCATGGTTGCAGTCGTGAAATCGCTTGCTTCCGCCATTTCAATAGGCAGTGGCGGTTCTGTGGGGCGGGAGGGTCCGATTGCCCAGATAGGGTCAGCCTTTGGATCCACACTTGGACAAATGCTGCGGGTCAGTCTTTGGCAATGTAACGTCCTTATCGCCGCAGGAGCGGGAGGTGGTATCGCCGCAACATTCAATACCCCTCTGGGCGGCCTTCTCTTTGCGGTTGAAATACTGCTCTATGAGGTAAGCGTCAGAACCCTGGTCCCGGTAATTATTGCCACCGCATCGGCAACTTATATCGGTCAGCTCTTTTTTGGCACTTATCCGGCTTTTAAAATTCCAGCCCTTGAATCCCCCTTCTTTCATCTCGACAATCCGCCAGTACTTATCGCCTATATTGGGTTGGGTATTACGATGGGGGTGGTATCAGCCATCTTCATAAGAACTTTCTATGGTATCGAGGACCTCTTTGAAAGACGGTTCCCCGGCAATGACTATGTACGCCACATAACCGGAATGTTCATTGTCGGCTTCATGTTCATGATACTTATGAGGTATACAGGACACTATTACATTGAAGGAGTCGGCTACGCAACGATTCAGGACATCCTTACGATGACCCTTCATGGGGCGGGCTTTCTTCTCATTTTGTTGGCGATGAAACTGGTTGCTACGGCCCTCACGATCGGATCAGGTGGTTCAGGAGGAATTTTCTCACCGTCCCTATTTATCGGGGCAGCCTTCGGAGGGGCCTATGGTATCGTTATCAATCAATTTTTTCCGAACATGGGGATAATAGCTCCCGCATTTGTCGTGGCGGGAATGGCTGGAAGCGTTGGTGGGGTGACTGGGGCGGCCCTGACAGCAATCGTGATGACTCTGGAGATGACCCTTGACTACAGCGTGGTGATTCCTGTGACTATAACCGTCGCAATCAGCTTTGGTGTAAGGAAACTCCTCTGCAGGGAGAGCATCTACACCATGAAGCTTGCCAGACGTGGCCATGTGATGCCGGATGCGCTTCATTCGACTCTTCATAACCTGAGAAGGGCGGAAGAGATTATGGAGACTCGGTTCACCGCGATACCACCGGGTCTTTCCATTCACAAACTGGCTGAGCTGGTTCAGGATGAGCCCGATACTCAGTGGTTTCTCATCACAGACGCGGAAGAACTGGTTGGCCTGTTATCGCGGGAAGCGGCCCTCGAAGCGGTGGTCTCCAGGTCGGGTGCGGAAAATGTGGAATCCGCCTCATCGCTTAGTTTTATAATCGTGAGGGAAGATATTCTATTTTACAATATCATTGTGCGGATGCACCTTGCCAATGCCGCAGCGGCATTAGTGGTTCGGGATGAAGCATTGCAGCCTGGAAACGTGGTTGGCGTTATCGGCAACACCCAGATAACCAAAACGGTTGCCCAAGGAGCTGAATTTTTTCCGGTTCTGTCGGGCGGCAGATAA
- a CDS encoding trehalose-6-phosphate synthase: MSTLRSLRLSLRFILPLVIALTLLAYAVVPLVDKLTMRWAIRDMDIRSRLIANTLHDPLAELLQQGNKAKINALLLRVIQDERLLALGYCDGDGKLLYRTPTFPESLSCSSAVLKDDKSVSPPLHQLPQGSVHVAVYPMVQDGGQKNGSLILVHDMSFVERRSADTRKYIIIVFALLGVVISVITVFVAHLSWRGWMDGVRAMLRGEGILKPFSQPAVASELQPLVGDLRTLLRAIDTERRFADDATITWSPDSLRQLLHKQLTGERIIVVSNREPYIHIKKEERIEVNRPASGLVTAVEPVMRACSGTWIAHGSGSGDRETVDRHDRVQVPPEHPEYTLRRIWLTKEEENGYYYGFANEGLWPLCHIAHVRPIFRSSDWKQYVAINQRFADAVAKEADSDDPVILVQDYHLALLPGMIRKALPKATIITFWHIPWPNPESFGICPWREALLQGMLGSTILGFHTPFHCKNFLETVDRYLETRIEHESSTISRHGKLTMVESYPISIQWPPPWRDSQPTVESCRAKIRKAFGLLPDHKIGLGVDRMDYTKGILERFRAVEKLLELYPEMAGRFTFIQIAAPTRSALEDYQAFESQVRGLATSINQRFSYGSWQPIYLKAEHHEPEEVNHYYRAADVCMVTSLHDGMNLVAKEFVASRDDELGVLILSQFTGAAHELHEALIVNPYHIEQTAEALYRALTMPDFEQRERMHSMRALVRDFNVYRWAGRMLLDAARVRQREKLATRIGRKG; this comes from the coding sequence ATGTCGACTCTACGATCCCTTCGCCTGTCACTGCGCTTCATCTTGCCTCTCGTCATCGCACTGACACTACTTGCCTATGCGGTGGTACCCCTGGTTGACAAGCTTACCATGCGTTGGGCCATTCGTGATATGGATATCCGCTCCCGCCTGATTGCCAACACGCTGCATGACCCGCTGGCCGAGCTTCTCCAGCAGGGAAACAAAGCCAAGATCAATGCCCTTCTGCTCCGGGTCATACAGGACGAGCGCCTGCTGGCTCTTGGTTACTGTGATGGCGATGGCAAGCTTCTCTATCGCACGCCGACCTTTCCGGAATCCCTTTCCTGCTCATCTGCCGTATTAAAAGACGATAAGTCGGTAAGTCCTCCTCTTCACCAACTTCCCCAAGGGTCGGTTCATGTGGCCGTTTATCCAATGGTACAGGATGGGGGACAAAAAAACGGCTCCCTGATTCTCGTTCACGACATGAGTTTCGTCGAGCGCCGCAGTGCCGATACCCGCAAATATATTATTATCGTCTTTGCGCTACTCGGGGTTGTCATCTCAGTCATCACGGTATTTGTCGCTCATCTGAGCTGGCGCGGTTGGATGGACGGCGTACGGGCCATGCTGCGCGGCGAAGGCATACTCAAGCCGTTTTCCCAACCTGCGGTAGCTTCTGAATTACAGCCGCTCGTGGGGGATCTGCGCACACTCCTACGGGCGATCGATACCGAGCGGCGATTTGCCGATGACGCGACCATTACATGGAGTCCTGACTCCCTACGGCAACTCCTGCATAAACAACTCACCGGTGAACGGATTATCGTCGTATCCAATCGAGAACCATACATCCATATCAAAAAAGAGGAACGGATCGAGGTCAATCGCCCCGCAAGCGGCTTGGTGACGGCAGTTGAACCGGTCATGCGGGCCTGTTCCGGCACCTGGATCGCCCATGGCAGCGGTTCGGGCGACCGTGAGACTGTTGATCGCCATGATCGGGTTCAGGTTCCCCCGGAGCACCCCGAATATACGCTACGGCGGATCTGGCTAACCAAAGAAGAGGAAAACGGTTATTACTACGGCTTTGCCAATGAGGGGCTTTGGCCGCTCTGCCATATTGCTCACGTACGCCCCATTTTCCGTTCCAGCGATTGGAAACAATATGTGGCCATCAATCAGCGATTTGCCGACGCGGTGGCCAAAGAAGCGGACAGCGACGATCCGGTTATTCTGGTTCAGGACTATCACCTTGCACTGCTACCGGGAATGATCCGTAAAGCGCTCCCCAAGGCAACTATTATCACCTTCTGGCACATCCCCTGGCCCAACCCGGAATCCTTTGGCATCTGCCCCTGGAGAGAGGCGTTATTGCAGGGGATGCTCGGCAGCACAATTCTTGGATTCCATACCCCCTTCCATTGCAAGAACTTTCTTGAAACCGTGGACCGCTACCTGGAAACACGCATCGAGCACGAATCTTCCACGATTTCCCGTCACGGCAAACTGACGATGGTGGAAAGCTATCCGATCTCGATCCAGTGGCCCCCGCCCTGGCGAGATTCGCAGCCGACCGTTGAGAGTTGCCGGGCGAAAATACGCAAGGCGTTTGGGCTCCTGCCGGATCACAAAATAGGGCTCGGCGTGGATCGGATGGACTATACAAAAGGAATACTTGAGCGCTTCAGAGCCGTTGAAAAGCTGTTGGAACTCTATCCCGAGATGGCGGGACGCTTTACCTTTATCCAGATTGCTGCACCAACCCGCTCGGCACTTGAAGACTACCAAGCGTTCGAATCACAGGTCCGGGGCTTGGCCACAAGCATCAACCAACGCTTCTCGTACGGGAGCTGGCAACCGATCTACCTCAAAGCGGAACATCACGAACCCGAAGAGGTGAACCATTACTACCGGGCAGCGGACGTCTGCATGGTGACAAGTCTTCACGACGGGATGAATCTGGTGGCGAAAGAATTTGTAGCCTCCCGTGACGATGAGCTGGGGGTGCTGATCCTAAGTCAGTTTACCGGTGCTGCCCATGAATTGCACGAAGCGCTCATCGTTAACCCCTACCATATCGAACAGACGGCTGAGGCGCTGTATCGCGCGCTCACCATGCCCGACTTCGAGCAACGCGAACGCATGCACAGTATGCGGGCGCTGGTTCGCGATTTCAATGTCTACCGATGGGCCGGCAGGATGCTTCTGGATGCGGCCCGTGTTCGCCAGCGGGAAAAATTAGCTACCAGGATAGGGAGGAAAGGATGA
- a CDS encoding 2-dehydropantoate 2-reductase → MKIGVIGAGAVGLYYGSLLQRAGHDVRFLLRRDYDAITRSGLTVNSPRGNFHLDQVQGFHNSCDIGTVDLVLVALKAFANQHLVEMVRPLLGNSTALLTIQNGLGNEELLADAFGGDRVLGGVAMIGVTRGEPGVVNHMALGSIRLGEFNGGRSSRSEQLATMFTTAGVICEAVADLRKIRWEKLVWNIPFNGLCALTNQTPGKLLANPATRCLVVEIMDEVISGGNAQGLSEPISREYGEEMLTSTVRHTSDYRPSMMVDRLEGRPLELEAIYRIPLLYAARHGVNMVRVGMLRALLDLGEPVNP, encoded by the coding sequence ATGAAGATTGGGGTTATTGGGGCCGGGGCCGTCGGCCTCTATTACGGAAGTCTCTTGCAGCGTGCCGGCCATGATGTGCGTTTTTTACTGCGGCGGGATTATGACGCCATTACCAGGTCCGGCCTGACCGTCAACTCCCCGCGAGGGAATTTTCATCTTGACCAGGTCCAAGGGTTTCACAATTCCTGCGACATAGGGACTGTCGATCTGGTCCTTGTGGCACTAAAGGCTTTTGCCAATCAACATCTGGTGGAGATGGTGCGCCCGCTCTTGGGAAACAGCACCGCGCTTTTGACCATCCAGAACGGTCTCGGCAACGAAGAATTGCTGGCAGACGCCTTTGGCGGTGATCGTGTCCTAGGCGGAGTGGCCATGATCGGCGTTACCCGCGGCGAGCCGGGTGTGGTGAACCATATGGCGCTCGGCTCCATCCGGCTGGGGGAGTTCAACGGCGGACGTTCGTCGCGAAGTGAGCAACTGGCAACCATGTTCACTACCGCCGGCGTTATCTGCGAGGCGGTAGCCGACCTCCGAAAGATTCGCTGGGAAAAGTTGGTATGGAATATCCCCTTCAACGGTTTGTGCGCCTTGACCAACCAGACCCCCGGTAAGCTGTTGGCCAATCCTGCCACCCGATGTCTGGTTGTGGAAATTATGGATGAGGTCATCTCCGGAGGCAACGCCCAAGGCTTGTCCGAGCCGATCTCCCGGGAATACGGCGAAGAGATGCTGACCAGTACGGTCCGACATACCAGCGACTACCGGCCCAGCATGATGGTTGACCGGCTTGAGGGGCGTCCTTTGGAACTGGAGGCGATCTATCGGATACCGTTGCTTTATGCGGCACGACACGGGGTAAATATGGTCCGGGTCGGAATGCTCCGTGCCCTGTTGGACTTGGGGGAACCGGTTAATCCGTAA
- a CDS encoding MarR family winged helix-turn-helix transcriptional regulator: MKATPELVAGIIDNLRRVFQVVNEQSKRAEHETGLTGPQLWAIKVMSEIAPIKLSDLARKMYLHPATVVGIIDRLEARGLVERTRSTKDRRVVELALTPLGNEKVSQSPNVAQELLVGGLEALTDAQLINIYDGLEQFVKILGAQEIPPQLIMSPEVNVPKPL; this comes from the coding sequence ATGAAAGCTACACCGGAACTGGTGGCGGGCATAATCGATAATTTGCGGCGCGTATTTCAGGTCGTCAATGAACAGTCGAAAAGGGCCGAACACGAGACGGGGTTAACCGGACCGCAACTTTGGGCGATCAAAGTGATGTCCGAAATTGCTCCGATCAAGCTTTCTGATTTGGCTCGCAAGATGTATTTACATCCTGCGACGGTTGTCGGTATTATTGATCGACTCGAAGCAAGGGGGTTGGTCGAAAGGACAAGGTCAACCAAGGACAGGCGGGTTGTCGAACTTGCGCTTACCCCTCTCGGGAACGAAAAAGTCAGCCAATCTCCAAATGTGGCCCAAGAACTTCTTGTCGGTGGACTTGAAGCTCTAACGGACGCGCAACTGATAAACATATACGACGGACTGGAACAGTTTGTTAAGATTTTGGGGGCACAGGAAATTCCTCCTCAATTGATTATGTCACCCGAGGTAAATGTGCCTAAGCCTTTGTAG
- the otsB gene encoding trehalose-phosphatase: MTSSYLFHSEGLAALAGYVAPDTLFAFDLDGTLAPIVDDYSAARIVEPMRTTLDKFVKLAKFCVITGRARQDALDILGVEPQLVIGNHGAEWPADSYLQNPQFRQWSSAWQDQLHERLNGINGVEIEFKGASLSIHYRKATDQANTLSLIDAAIRDLKPSPRRIGGKYVINLLPMEAFTKGEALVAAMDIFGLKRAIFFGDDVTDEEVFRLRNVDVFGIHIGEDDQTAAPYYLSKQSELTGLLNSMIGILELHRFEGESTHEE, translated from the coding sequence ATGACTTCATCATACTTATTTCATTCGGAGGGACTTGCTGCCCTTGCCGGCTATGTGGCTCCTGACACCCTGTTCGCCTTCGACCTCGACGGCACGCTGGCACCGATAGTTGACGATTATTCCGCAGCCCGGATTGTCGAACCGATGCGAACTACTTTGGATAAATTTGTCAAACTGGCGAAGTTCTGCGTTATTACGGGGAGAGCGCGACAAGATGCCTTGGACATTCTCGGTGTTGAACCGCAATTGGTCATCGGCAACCACGGTGCAGAATGGCCGGCTGATTCATATCTGCAGAATCCTCAATTCAGGCAATGGAGCAGTGCCTGGCAAGATCAGCTCCATGAGCGTCTTAACGGCATAAATGGAGTGGAAATCGAGTTCAAGGGGGCATCGCTTTCCATCCATTATCGCAAGGCAACCGACCAGGCGAACACCCTCTCGCTTATAGATGCCGCGATTAGGGACCTCAAGCCCAGCCCAAGGAGGATAGGCGGCAAATATGTGATCAACCTGTTACCAATGGAAGCCTTTACCAAAGGAGAGGCACTTGTGGCCGCCATGGATATCTTCGGGTTAAAAAGGGCAATATTTTTCGGAGATGATGTGACCGACGAAGAGGTCTTTCGACTGAGAAATGTCGATGTATTCGGCATTCATATCGGCGAGGACGATCAGACGGCTGCGCCGTATTATCTTTCCAAGCAATCGGAACTGACCGGACTCCTCAATTCAATGATCGGAATTCTGGAATTACATCGATTTGAAGGTGAAAGCACGCATGAGGAATGA
- a CDS encoding DegQ family serine endoprotease, whose translation MRKSRVVQFGVAGFISLLMLFSLATLGCSENKAKTQFIGFPQSFADLAEKVKPAVVNISTTSTITVPGNPFHQFFGPNQGGQNDPFGDFFNHFFDQTPNRKMKQQSLGSGFIINKDGYIITNNHVVNNADEIKVKLSDGREFKAKVIGRDSKTDLALIKISSTFENLPVLALGDSEKMRVGDWVIAVGNPFGLEQTVTQGIISATGRTIGSGPYDDFLQTDAPINPGNSGGPLVNLKGEVIGINTAIIPGGQGIGFAIPSALAKTITAQLKEKGKVVRGWIGVTIQNVTPELAQSFGMKEAKGALVGDVVKGGPAEKGGIRTGDIIVTFDGKNVKTSNDLPRLVAETAVGKSVDITVIREGKEVHASVKVEELTEEKVAAQSSAPVQSFGMKVDNITPQIRQQLGTTEKTGVVVVSVEQGSLADEAGIQQGDVIKQVNRKNVGNVADYNTALGKSGAGQPVLLLVKRGKQTFFVTMERQ comes from the coding sequence ATGAGAAAGTCAAGAGTAGTGCAATTCGGCGTGGCAGGATTCATTTCATTACTTATGTTGTTTTCTCTGGCCACCCTGGGGTGCAGCGAGAACAAGGCAAAGACCCAATTCATTGGATTCCCCCAATCGTTTGCCGATCTTGCCGAGAAGGTGAAGCCCGCCGTAGTAAACATCAGCACCACCTCCACCATCACCGTTCCCGGCAACCCGTTTCACCAGTTTTTCGGACCGAACCAGGGGGGGCAGAATGACCCGTTCGGTGATTTTTTCAACCATTTTTTTGATCAGACGCCGAACCGGAAGATGAAACAACAGAGTCTCGGTTCCGGCTTCATCATCAACAAAGACGGCTACATTATCACTAATAACCATGTGGTGAATAACGCCGATGAAATCAAGGTCAAACTTTCAGACGGCAGGGAATTCAAGGCCAAGGTTATTGGTCGTGACAGTAAGACCGACCTTGCGTTGATAAAAATATCTTCAACCTTCGAGAACTTGCCGGTCCTGGCCCTCGGTGATTCGGAAAAGATGCGGGTCGGCGACTGGGTGATTGCGGTCGGGAACCCGTTCGGCCTGGAACAGACGGTCACCCAGGGGATCATCAGCGCCACCGGCCGGACGATCGGTTCCGGTCCCTATGACGATTTTCTCCAGACAGACGCACCGATCAATCCGGGGAACAGCGGCGGGCCGCTCGTCAATCTCAAGGGCGAGGTCATCGGCATCAACACCGCCATAATCCCCGGCGGCCAGGGGATCGGTTTTGCCATACCGAGCGCGCTTGCTAAAACCATCACAGCCCAACTTAAAGAGAAGGGCAAAGTGGTGCGCGGCTGGATCGGGGTGACGATCCAAAATGTCACCCCCGAGTTGGCCCAATCCTTTGGCATGAAAGAGGCGAAGGGCGCCCTGGTGGGAGATGTCGTCAAGGGCGGTCCAGCAGAAAAGGGCGGAATAAGGACCGGTGACATTATTGTCACCTTTGACGGGAAGAACGTCAAAACCTCCAACGATCTGCCCCGTCTCGTTGCCGAAACGGCGGTGGGCAAAAGTGTTGACATCACGGTCATTCGTGAGGGCAAGGAGGTGCATGCCTCCGTCAAGGTGGAAGAATTGACCGAGGAAAAGGTCGCCGCCCAGTCCAGTGCCCCGGTACAGAGTTTCGGTATGAAGGTTGACAACATTACGCCTCAGATCCGTCAGCAACTGGGAACTACCGAAAAAACAGGGGTTGTTGTGGTGAGTGTGGAGCAGGGCAGCTTGGCCGATGAGGCCGGGATCCAACAAGGCGACGTCATTAAACAGGTAAACCGGAAGAACGTCGGGAACGTGGCGGATTACAATACCGCACTTGGCAAGAGTGGCGCGGGACAGCCGGTGCTGCTGCTGGTAAAACGGGGAAAACAAACCTTCTTCGTTACCATGGAAAGGCAATGA